In the genome of Entelurus aequoreus isolate RoL-2023_Sb linkage group LG15, RoL_Eaeq_v1.1, whole genome shotgun sequence, one region contains:
- the LOC133629831 gene encoding uncharacterized protein LOC133629831: MEGHRIKFLLCSTYDVLPIPSNLHTWGMVESPSCTLCVKLANLEHVLSSCRSSLANGKFRWRHDQIFAQLAEGVEQARKRTRQLSNGLCFIHFIRAGESAAAGGRNKGVLATASDWEMRADLKKQLKFPEEIAHTTLRPDIVLCSKGNKQVVLIELKVPWEERMEEAYERKLKKYQTLILRSQQNGWKAWNLPVEVGCRGFARRSLWRALGLLGIEGLARKRLVANTTKRAEEASRWIWIQREMRWQSRPTEGLGT, from the coding sequence ATGGAAGGCCACCGGATCAAGTTCCTGCTGTGTTCTACATATGATGTACTGCCCATCCCATCAAACCTCCATACTTGGGGAATGGTAGAAAGCCCCAGCTGCACACTCTGCGTAAAGCTAGCTAACCTGGAGCATGTCCTTTCCTCTTGTCGCTCAAGTTTAGCAAATGGCAAGTTCCGGTGGCGTCATGACCAGATCTTTGCTCAGCTGGCAGAGGGTGTTGAGCAGGCCAGGAAGAGGACAAGGCAGCTCTCTAATGGGCTTTGCTTCATCCACTTCATCAGGGCAGGTGAAAGTGCAGCAGCGGGAGGGAGGAACAAAGGGGTCCTGGCCACGGCAAGTGACTGGGAGATGCGGGCcgacctgaagaagcagctcaaattcccagaGGAGATAGCCCACACTACCCTGAGACCTGATATTGTTCTGTGCTCTAAAGGAAAcaaacaggtggtgcttatcgAGCTGAAAGTACCCTGGGAAGAGAGAATGGAGGAGGCGTACGAACGCAAGCTCAAGAAATACCAAACCCTCATCCTCAGGAGCCAGcaaaatggatggaaggcctggaacctaccggtggaggtgggctgtagaggctttgcgaggcggtcgctctggagagccctcggactgctagggatcgaggggctggctaggaagcggctggtagccaacaccactaaaagggcagaggaagcatcaCGCTGGATTTGGATACAAAGAGAGATGCGGTGGCAGAGCCGACCCactgaaggactagggacatag